From Anopheles funestus chromosome 3RL, idAnoFuneDA-416_04, whole genome shotgun sequence, a single genomic window includes:
- the LOC125767856 gene encoding tRNA (adenine(37)-N6)-methyltransferase, with product MSNTEIEFLKAQLATARSEIKNLRQQLSNLQHMHTKEHQHILKLLNDYRCEGCQEKQQQNGHSNKKENILVDDDGADVCTFKPIGVIKTVFNDKRAVPRQASLASGLLSRIDISSTTFNNPAHSLEGLENFSHLWIVYYFHRNPNHAKAKVAPPRLGGERVGVFSTRSPHRPCPIGLSLVQLDRIEDSKVFFLGTDMVDGTPVLDIKPYIPQYDVPVNIKEAEFLNSREAPDGEETNLQDKKPGGSNNTQPVPAVTVPNWVLNSSSLNVIFNANAESQLQELQIEKNSIVDVLKADPRSVYLRTKYGSQIYTFRLGEHTVTCKFDDQNTTVTVLQIRDVVNFQEMTGECSSSAE from the exons ATGAGTAATACGGAAATAGAATTTCTAAAAGCACAGCTAGCAACTGCTAggagtgaaattaaaaacttaaG GCAACAACTCTCCAATCTGCAGCACATGCACACAAAAGAGCACCAACATATCCTAAAGCTATTGAACGATTATCGGTGCGAAGGTTGCCAggagaaacagcaacaaaatggaCATAGCAATAAAAAG GAGAACATACTCGTGGACGATGACGGCGCAGATGTCTGCACATTCAAACCAATAGGTGTTATAAAAACTGTGTTCAACGACAAGCGTGCTGTACCACGGCAAGCTAGTCTAGCATCGGGTTTGTTGAGTAGAATAGATATATCATCAACCACATTCAACAATCCGGCACATTCCCTGGAAGGACTGGAGAACTTTTCGCACCTCTGGATCGTTTACTACTTTCACCGGAACCCTAACCATGCAAAAGCGAAAGTTGCTCCTCCACGATTAGGCGGTGAGCGTGTCGGTGTGTTCAGTACGCGATCTCCTCATCGTCCTTGCCCGATAGGTCTGTCACTGGTGCAATTGGACAGGATTGAAGATTCTAAAGTGTTCTTTCTAGGAACCGATATG GTTGATGGTACACCCGTACTAGACATAAAACCATACATTCCGCAGTATGATGTACCGGTAAACATAAAGGAAGCAGAATTCCTTAACTCACGGGAAGCACCCGACGGAGAGGAAACGAATCTGCAGGACAAGAAACCGGGTGGatcaaacaacacacaaccagTTCCTGCTGTGACCGTGCCCAACTGGGTATTGAATAGTTCGAGCTTAAACGTAATTTTCAATGCAAATGCAGAATCCCAACTACAAGAGCTTCAAATAGAAAAG aATTCCATTGTTGATGTACTGAAGGCTGATCCTCGCTCTGTATATTTACGCACGAAGTATGGTTCGCAAATATACACGTTTCGTTTAGGGGAGCATACCGTCACGTGCAAATTTGACGATCAAAACACTACCGTAACCGTCCTTCAGATACGAGACGTTGTTAATTTTCAAGAAATGACTGGAGAATGCTCCTCCTCAGCAGAGTAA
- the LOC125767859 gene encoding uncharacterized protein LOC125767859: MDKIAKLIFLFSVAITMALVMGNKDDDPLRNLFGGPNVWGPLMKWNRIAPNEAQDGSSNNLEYDGEYDQQDIDGEAGQPIVVKRSHTRQPVCEVLLNIVYVGNGTDGYEYRPNHYVTESCLSSYNNYQNKCTETGLSCTQIRQKVYITRRKVTGTETKAVNCWEHVALREIDAGCECMWPKEQIGDKHSYRLGK; encoded by the exons ATGGATAAAATAGCAAAGCTA atttttctattttcagtTGCAATCACAATGGCGCTAGTGATGGGCAACAAGGATGATGATCCGCTACGCAATCTGTTCGGTGGCCCTAACGTATGGGGCCCGCTGATGAAGTGGAACCGTATCGCACCGAATGAGGCACAGGACGGAAGCTCCAACAATCTCGAGTACGACGGTGAATACGACCAGCAGGACATCGATGGAGAAGCCGGACAACCGATTGTGGTCAAGCGATCCCACACCCGGCAGCCGGTTTGCGAGGTACTGCTGAACATCGTGTACGTCGGCAACGGTACCGATGGGTACGAGTATCGGCCCAATCACTATGTCACCGAATCATGCCTTAGCTCGTACAACAACTATCAGAATAAG TGTACCGAAACTGGTCTTTCCTGCACGCAGATACGGCAAAAGGTCTACATCACACGTCGGAAGGTAACTGGAACGGAAACGAAAGCCGTCAACTGCTGGGAACATGTGGCCCTTAGAGAG ATCGATGCTGGCTGTGAGTGCATGTGGCCAAAGGAGCAGATCGGTGACAAGCATTCGTACCGGTTGGGCAAATAA
- the LOC125767857 gene encoding uncharacterized protein LOC125767857 has translation MLYGHSTGLQQGPYPPYPVMFLPGSPVAGEQGPYLPMLAYGGVGGDNNHLPTVIGWPEPTPFAPLAPDATEVTIGSSGQSTTPKTMATSSTPSGDQSAAKSAYLLKLNLSPAEERELKRLAKLLGVTDFEHLPPFEDVKALLGTTTSGETIKAIKEYASTPDGLELIKDYVMSYQPAKRISLGKEPYVGNEIASGESDSSATTETAPSSLGSGFFAHLRRLKSLLTFGYFDANDDTTPAPSTLDVSTPEVASEAPFTPNEFPGFEIRDVRGSSPSLPVAHYLIPVRTLPRHSSPAEFKYASALPFPYAVHYPSLVPQLQDLPNPFTIRKEPESFQLVSDFSPRIVSDTSISNELPPSDGIPLPKRIAPPTSVTGEVHSFERADIEQPVRTTTPAEQQHELTVSTVTSTLVDHNVAPILTDVAELADDTTDFVLNVLDTEQTT, from the coding sequence ATGCTGTATGGCCACTCGACGGGATTGCAGCAGGGACCATATCCACCGTATCCGGTGATGTTCCTACCGGGATCGCCAGTTGCCGGTGAACAAGGCCCATACCTTCCGATGTTGGCGtacggtggtgttggtggtgataACAACCATCTACCGACGGTTATCGGTTGGCCCGAACCAACACCATTTGCACCACTTGCACCTGATGCAACGGAAGTAACGATTGGTTCCAGCGGACAATCGACCACTCCCAAGACGATGGCAACAAGTTCAACACCATCGGGCGATCAGAGTGCGGCCAAGTCAGCTTATTTACTGAAACTAAACTTATCACCAGCGGAGGAACGTGAATTGAAGCGTTTGGCAAAATTGCTCGGTGTTACCGATTTTGAGCATCTGCCACCGTTCGAAGATGTCAAGGCATTGTTGGGCACCACGACATCCGGCGAAACAATCAAAGCGATCAAAGAGTACGCCTCGACCCCGGATGGGTTGGAGCTCATCAAAGATTATGTGATGAGTTATCAGCCAGCCAAGCGCATCAGCCTCGGCAAGGAACCGTACGTCGGCAATGAGATCGCATCGGGTGAGTCCGATTCTTCGGCCACGACGGAAACGGCACCGTCGTCCCTCGGTAGTGGATTTTTCGCTCATCTGCGTCGGTTGAAATCTTTGCTTACGTTCGGATACTTTGATGCAAACGATGATACAACGCCGGCACCATCGACACTGGACGTCTCAACACCTGAAGTGGCCAGTGAGGCACCGTTCACACCGAACGAGTTCCCTGGATTCGAGATTCGTGATGTACGTGGATCTTCTCCCTCACTCCCGGTAGCTCATTATCTTATACCGGTGCGAACACTGCCACGCCATTCTTCACCCGCCGAGTTTAAGTATGCATCGGCCTTACCGTTCCCGTACGCCGTCCACTATCCTTCGCTTGTGCCCCAACTTCAGGATCTTCCAAATCCTTTCACCATACGGAAGGAGCCAGAAAGTTTTCAACTGGTTTCCGATTTCTCACCAAGGATTGTAAGCGACACTTCCATCTCCAACGAACTTCCTCCATCGGATGGGATTCCGCTTCCGAAGCGTATCGCACCTCCAACGTCTGTTACCGGTGAGGTGCATTCCTTCGAACGGGCGGACATTGAACAGCCGGTACGCACCACAACACCTGCAGAGCAACAGCATGAATTGACCGTGAGCACTGTTACTAGCACCTTGGTAGACCACAATGTAGCACCGATCCTAACCGACGTTGCTGAACTCGCGGACGACACAACCGATTTCGTGCTGAACGTACTGGATACTGAGCAGACCACGTAG